One genomic segment of SAR324 cluster bacterium includes these proteins:
- the moaB gene encoding molybdenum cofactor biosynthesis protein B encodes MSSDARFQSLQIAVLTVSDTRTVANDTSGDYLSEQLQQAGHRLIARNLIPDDIYQLRAVVSHWIADPSVEIILTTGGTGLTGRDGTPEALVPLFDKTIEGFGELFRYLSFQEIDTSTVQSRAVAGVANGTYLFCLPGSTGACRLGWEKILCSQLDASHRPCNFAELIPRLKE; translated from the coding sequence ATGTCGTCAGATGCTAGATTTCAATCCCTCCAAATCGCAGTATTGACTGTCAGCGACACTCGTACTGTAGCCAATGATACTTCCGGTGATTATCTCAGCGAACAACTACAGCAAGCTGGGCACCGGCTAATCGCTCGTAATTTGATTCCTGACGATATCTACCAACTCCGGGCGGTCGTTTCCCATTGGATTGCTGATCCAAGTGTTGAAATTATTTTGACTACGGGAGGGACAGGTTTGACGGGGCGAGATGGGACACCAGAAGCACTGGTTCCCCTCTTTGACAAAACCATTGAGGGTTTCGGTGAACTCTTCCGCTATCTCTCCTTTCAGGAAATTGACACATCCACCGTACAATCCCGGGCAGTTGCAGGAGTGGCGAACGGGACCTATCTTTTCTGCTTGCCGGGTTCAACAGGAGCTTGTCGACTAGGCTGGGAAAAAATTCTATGTTCTCAGTTAGACGCAAGTCACCGCCCCTGTAACTTTGCAGAGTTGATCCCACGCCTCAAGGAATGA
- the mnmE gene encoding tRNA uridine-5-carboxymethylaminomethyl(34) synthesis GTPase MnmE yields the protein MFADTIVAIATPLQPSGLGVIRISGSTAITSVETIFQPSHGGTVAESPNRKLRHGWLNIEGQLVDEAMLGVMRGPHSFTAEDVVELQCHGSPQMLQMVLQQILMLGVRLAEPGEFTRRAFLNGRLDLTRVEAIADLIHADSRMSVLLAAQQLRGRLYETIQQLQEELIQIASLIEAWIEFPDEDEEFTGHTDCECRLQSLLGKLEGLLQKGKQGRLLRNGVHVVLCGRPNVGKSSLMNALLRENRSIVTEVPGTTRDIIEESLEIHQVAFRLSDTAGIRRTEDLVEKQGVERTKKAIEQADLVLLLLDGSQELQAEDQELLAEVEDKPSLIVATKADLWDQELPKWKDSIQSRWIPFSVHQAGKLEELEEALYHNSISENVPPLEESWLTNLRQQAAAEKASESLEIAQNLLQQRTGEEFVAAELRRALNALGDIVGQTTADDLLSRVFAEFCIGK from the coding sequence ATGTTCGCTGATACTATCGTCGCTATTGCCACACCACTGCAACCCAGTGGATTAGGCGTAATTCGTATCAGTGGTTCTACAGCAATCACTTCGGTAGAAACCATTTTTCAGCCAAGTCATGGTGGAACGGTTGCGGAATCACCGAATAGAAAGCTGAGACATGGTTGGCTGAATATAGAGGGACAACTAGTTGATGAAGCAATGCTGGGTGTCATGCGCGGGCCACATTCCTTCACTGCAGAAGATGTTGTTGAATTGCAGTGCCATGGCAGTCCTCAGATGCTCCAGATGGTGTTGCAGCAAATTCTGATGCTGGGTGTGCGACTGGCAGAACCCGGAGAGTTCACTCGCCGCGCATTTCTCAACGGACGACTGGACCTGACTCGTGTAGAAGCGATTGCTGACTTAATCCATGCAGACTCCCGAATGTCGGTCCTACTCGCCGCCCAACAGCTAAGAGGACGGCTATACGAGACCATTCAGCAACTACAGGAAGAACTCATCCAGATTGCTTCGTTGATTGAAGCTTGGATTGAATTCCCAGATGAGGACGAAGAATTCACTGGTCACACTGATTGTGAGTGCAGACTCCAGTCCTTACTCGGCAAATTGGAAGGACTGTTGCAGAAAGGTAAGCAAGGGCGTTTGCTGCGAAACGGTGTGCATGTAGTCCTCTGTGGTCGGCCAAACGTAGGCAAGTCTTCGCTGATGAATGCCTTGCTACGTGAAAATCGCTCGATCGTTACGGAAGTTCCAGGTACAACTAGAGATATAATTGAAGAGTCCTTAGAAATTCACCAAGTGGCTTTTCGGCTCAGCGATACTGCGGGAATACGCCGAACGGAAGATCTGGTAGAAAAGCAAGGGGTAGAGCGAACAAAAAAAGCTATTGAGCAAGCAGATCTTGTTTTGTTGCTACTCGACGGTTCCCAGGAGTTGCAGGCAGAAGATCAAGAACTATTAGCAGAAGTTGAAGACAAGCCTTCACTGATTGTGGCTACAAAAGCAGATCTGTGGGACCAAGAACTGCCGAAATGGAAAGATAGCATTCAATCTCGATGGATTCCATTTTCAGTCCATCAGGCAGGAAAACTAGAGGAACTGGAAGAAGCTCTCTACCACAACAGCATTTCAGAAAATGTTCCGCCTTTGGAAGAATCTTGGTTGACAAATCTGCGTCAACAGGCAGCAGCCGAAAAAGCATCGGAGAGTTTGGAAATAGCACAAAATCTTCTTCAGCAGCGTACAGGTGAAGAATTTGTTGCTGCTGAACTGCGGAGAGCCTTAAACGCACTTGGTGATATCGTTGGGCAAACGACAGCAGATGATTTGCTGAGTCGGGTTTTCGCGGAGTTCTGTATTGGCAAATGA
- a CDS encoding flagellin, whose product IRQRAVAAANTGVNNELVVAASQSEIQNALSSIDRIAQNTQFGSKPLLNGTNPELEFQIGANKDNTLKLALPNITTDKLGVGSSEDGGSSLAEVDVRTPSGAASAISIVDKAISEIASSRGELGALQRSALQSNLVSLRLDAENLSAAESIIRDADVAMELAEFTRLQIMNQFAVAQAAQANVLPRNLLHLVQSQS is encoded by the coding sequence TATTCGTCAACGAGCAGTTGCTGCAGCAAATACTGGTGTGAATAATGAGTTAGTTGTTGCAGCGTCACAGTCTGAGATTCAGAATGCTCTGAGTTCGATCGATCGAATTGCTCAGAACACGCAATTTGGGTCCAAGCCATTATTGAATGGAACAAACCCAGAATTGGAATTTCAGATTGGTGCTAACAAAGACAATACTCTCAAGCTGGCTTTGCCAAACATTACCACCGACAAATTGGGGGTTGGTAGTTCTGAGGATGGAGGTTCAAGTTTGGCAGAGGTTGACGTTCGTACTCCATCGGGTGCAGCATCTGCGATCAGCATTGTAGATAAAGCGATCAGTGAGATTGCTAGTTCACGTGGAGAGTTAGGTGCTTTACAGCGTTCGGCCCTGCAAAGCAACTTGGTTAGTCTTCGATTAGATGCAGAAAACTTGTCTGCCGCTGAATCGATAATACGCGATGCTGATGTGGCGATGGAACTTGCTGAATTCACACGCCTCCAAATCATGAATCAGTTCGCAGTCGCACAAGCCGCACAAGCGAACGTACTGCCCAGAAATCTATTGCATTTAGTTCAGTCACAGTCCTAG